The following nucleotide sequence is from Zea mays cultivar B73 chromosome 1, Zm-B73-REFERENCE-NAM-5.0, whole genome shotgun sequence.
atgtctcataatattattaattaaaTATGTTATAGTTAAAATAAACTCTATGTAACAAAGTTTAAGACAAAGATGATGTTTGGTTTCTAGTTTCCGCGTTTGATAATATAGAGTCTAAAATTTAATATAATAGAGTGACTAAAAATCAgtacctagaaaccaaacacctccAAACCAACCTGTGTTTATATTCCACATCTGGCTGCGGTCGTCGTCACGTCGCGCGCCGGCCGTCCGACCTTCTATCAATCATGGCAGCCCAGCCGGTTTCTGTTGGGAGCGTGTCCAGCTCGAGAATACGATACGCGAGCGGGCTGCTGGATCACAGCCCGTAACTGAATATCTTCAGTTAGTTAGTACTAGTATTTATTGGGCTCCGATCCGATCCGATCCGCATATGCTGTTTGCAGGAACGCAACTGAACGCGACCAGGGATCACGTTGACGAGTACATCGAGACATAACACATGATCTGGTCAACTCGATCGATCCATCGCATCTCTGCCTTGTATTTTGGATGTCGATCCGTGTGGACAAAAGAGAGGGGGAGTGGGGAAAATAAAACGTCACGCGTGTCACGTGCTGACGACGAGCGCGCGCGGCGCGGCGCGTCGCCAGGTTCAGACGTACCCGTGGCCGCATCGGTGGCACGTACGCACAGCTAGTTTCCGTGCTCGCGGACGTCACGACTCACGGGTGGAGGGAGGGTCGAGACGCAGACGCCGGCCTGGAGACGGTAACAaagccggcgcggcggcgcgccaACCGCCCGCCTCCCGCCCGGCATGGTCGCGCGACGTGAGACTGTGAGAGGCCGAAGCGCCGAGCCGTTATCACGATTGGCCCGACCGGCCCACgtcaggtgtggaggtggcgctggTAGTTGGGGCCGTTCCACCTACCTGCCCACGACCACGACACGACGGCCCATCCAGCTCCCGCGCGGCGCGGCCACCGGCCCACGGCGATGGTGAAGTGAATCCCGCTGCGCCGCGACCGCGACCGACCGACCCTGTAGGGTGGCGTGGCGACGCTAGCTGGCGCCCTTGCTTTCGGCCTACCAGACACGTACAAGACTTGACCTGCGGTACGGTAAGCTGTCCATCTTACGTTACGCATGCAAGCAAGCCCAAAAAAAAGGCGTGGTGCGCTCGAGCTCGGTTTCAAACGGTTGGCAGCCGACTCACTGTAGCCGCACAGCTGGGAAGCTCGACTGTCTAACTTGTCCTTGTTGCCTTCTTTGGGCACGCACTGGCTGAATAGATAGGTCACGGGGTCGGGAAAAGCTTGTCGCTTCCAGCTGAAAAAAAGGCCGAATTGTTATGTTTACTGTTTCCTAATCTTTTCTAACCAACATTTCAACTATAACCGCTTCAAAAAAACAaaaaatctctactactataaaCATCAGTTTGCATCATCGTCATGCGTCAACGCTTTTGAAAAGCAAAACTTATTGTTTTATAATCAAACCGTGGTACCTCGTTTTCACAGGTTGTCTTTTATTTCCTCGCGGACTATCCCCTTCCGAGTTTCGGCTCCGCACCACTTGCCCCTCTGGCGCTCGCCTTCGTGACCTCTCCCTTTATTTCAATCTTCTACAAAGCTTCGGCCGTGCATCCGGGTTATCGCGGTCGTGGTGTCGGGCACGAATTTATGAGCTCTCGTGTATGCAAGCAAGTGATTAAGTGAAAGTGAGTAAGTACACGATAAGATATCAATAATATAACTCTTCGACCAAATGGATCGACGGGGTCACTCATCAAATATGATTATGTGTTATCGCAATGTATAGACATTGTACTAGTTATAGACATGATTTTTTTAGTCGCATCCGTGCGACCGAACGAAAATCCTGCTTTGTCGCGCCGCATACCGCATACTCCGACACCACTAGTGTGAGTCAGTGGCATGGCAAAGTGGACCCACCAATTGCCACGCAAGCTCGGGCTAAAGACTGATGCTACTATATGTCTATATCTATATGGTGGTCTCTGTTGTGGCAGTACATGTGCGTGATAGAGTGAGATCGTCTGATCATCCGCGTTGTCGTGATCAAAATATCAAATCTGTAAAAAAAAGGTTTTAGAGCGATTATTAATAAGGTATTAAATAGAAACATTTAAAAAAATTTATATGTCTTTCACTCGTTCCATGTGTATGATCCACTTATTATACAATAGTTTCCTACCAACACACTATAAGCATCATCAAACTCTCCTGGCTTTGATTGATTGATTGTGAGCTCTCAAGTGAGGAGCAGTGTGTCCAATAATCCTCCAATAATTTGCAGGGCCCGGCCGGCAATCGCCCATGCATGCATCTCTGTGCGGCGCGGCATCATCCTTATGCCAGGCCAACGTCACGGCCAGCTCGGAAACCCCCACTTGGATTTTTTTTCCCGGATTAAAACAAAGGATGAAAAGCGCAGGCAGGTCCACGCATCCACGATCCCCGCACGGACTTTTTATCCCTGCTCGATCGATGGCTGCCTGGTCAGTGCTGACAACCAAGCACAAGCAGCAGTTGGATCGAAGGTGGAGGACTGGAGGAGCACTCGTGCTCGTGGCCCTCCAAAGCCGACGGACGGGCGGACGGCCGGCCGGCACCCCGGAGTGCCAGTGCGTGCGCGAGATCCCGTCCGTTCCTGCCGGCTGCTCACGATGTGGTGCGCTGCTGTGCTCTGCTGCCGCCTCCCGCGTAACGATGAAGCTAGCCGCGCGGCGCTGGCGCACGTCTCTTTCCGGCGGGACTTTTCGCTCCGCCGGACCGGAGGATCCTGGATAGGCGGCGGCAAGAGCCCGGTGCCGAACCGCCGAGGGTCGCTTGAAAGGATtatagacgacgacgacgacaaagCGAGTCGTTAATAGTCGTGGTTGCGTGCGTCTTTAATGATGGTCGGCACCTGCACCTTCACCTGCATAGTTCCCGATCAGGCTGACTTGACAGCAACCTCGCGTGCGGCGTACCGATCTTCCAGTTTGTATATTCAGAGGGAGCCATCTGAAAATGGAGGGCGAGGGCGGCGACGGGCGCCGGCCAATTGTCGATTTCCGGTTCGTCTAACCGGATTCGTTCGTGGGCAGCCGAAAGCGAGGCCCGGAAGCGGAAAGGCGAAGTCCAGATCTCGCCGGTCACGGCGGGTCGATCTCGCCTGCATGCGTGGAATCTCGGTGGACATAGTCTACAAGACTACAACGGTGATATGGATATGCAACTATGCAAGGTAGCCAACTTTACTCTATATCATATGGGATGTTTGATACTAGTTAGAAATATTAAaaatagtctaattataaaactaattacactaACGAGGACTAAATGATAAGACGGATCTATTAAACCTAATTAGATCATAATTCGATCATATATGATGATACATTAAACATTTGTTACTCATATATTAATTAGGATTAATACTTTTTTGTGTATCTGTTTAGTATTTAGCTATATAactagttttataattagactatatttattaCTCATAATAACCATTCAAGCATCAGATGTGACACGTACTAACCTTTAATCTCAGGAACCAAACACCTCATATCTATGATTTTTTTTACTACTAAAAGGGTTTAGGGATGAAAAAGCTCAGCATATGAGCTAGGTTTGGCATATTTGGAGACAATATTGGTCTTTTTAGTATATGTACAACCTAGTGTCTCTAGATTTAGCACCGTGTATGTTAACCGAAAAAATACAATGCACATTTAATTCTGGGATTCTGTTTCTTGGTGCATAAAATCCAAAACATAGAATGAGCTACGCATGGATTCATAATGTATTTCAAAATCAGATTCCTAATATCTACGCGAACCAAGAACCAAGCACGCCATAAGCCACGAGTTAAATGGTTTCATATACCAGTAGCTACAGTAACCAGTAGCGGAGCTACATGTTATCTTGTGGATGCACATGCAcacataaaaatccaaaaattagTTATAACAGTTAAATTTTCACCACATATGCATTACCCTGCATCTAATTCCTATACACCCACAAGGGAGATGTACCTCCGTATATTTGCTCCAACTTCGCCGGTATCGATAACTGTTTTTTTTCAGCCGTTACAGCGAGCATACCAAAAGCATCAAAAGGATAAAAATTCTCAGGAATTACTTAAAAATCTTAATTAAAAGATAGAGTGAAAAAAGCACATTCATCTCCAACTCCAATCGTCACAACTGAAGAAACTCTCAACCTTTACATAACTAGAAAAGAAGCGCCCTATCGGGCGCTCTACCATCTGAACCACGCCATCATCTGAATCACGCCATGTAAGGGCAAAAAACCAACCTTAGAGTATTCAAATACACTCAAATGCATGAGAAATTATTTAGTGTCCCAAACAATCCAGCTAAAGTAAAATAACCACTGTTAGATATAATACCTTCTATTGCCTCCTAATCACTTTCCTCAAGTTCATTCATGTTGTGATCATATATCTCCAGAACATTACACAAAGAGGACTCAAATTCTAGGTAACAAACAACAACATGCCACCGATTGTGGATTAACCTGTGAGACAAAAGAAATATCTAAAAAAACTAAGCTCATAGATGTTGATTTGCAGCGGGGCCTGTTCTTCAACCGGCAAGCTCCAAAGATACTCGGTAGTGCATCCATTGCCTGCATGATCGACTTCGTTCTTAATCTATGTAGGAGCAACTCAAACATTTCTCTCATGTCTTCATGCCAAAAGAACGACATAAACATTAAAGTGTTAGGTATTAGAAACAGCCCCTATAGACAGATAAATGTATTATTATAGTGAAACAAATCAAACCCAAAGGCAGTGCTTGTTATTTGCTTGTTAAGCATTTAATTGTGAGTTTTACTTTAAGAAAATACAAGTTCATTTCCTTGTCTGGGATCAATTAATAAAATTGTTTCTTTCTATAATATTCTACAAGATTATTTGCATCGTTGACTCTGAATCACATGTAAAATTCTATTGTGTAACTACATTTAATGAAAAATCTATGGTTTCAAAGCTAGCATTAAGATACTACTACAGAAGTAAATCAACAATGAAAGCAAATCATAGGTAGTATTTTTCAAGCTGACAATGGCACAATTCTTTTTCTAAGTAATTTGGACTGGTCCTCTAGCAGTGGGTCTTGGCGGCACTCTGGGCAGAGCGGTTGTTCGGTTTCTGGCCCGATTTCACCATAAAACTGGGTTGACTCTTTTTGTTCTAATAATATATGGGGATGCTCTTGCCTCCCTTTCGTTTTCTTTTTAGAAATATAGATCACGACATGAACATGACATTAATGTTTGAATTCTATGTAAACAGACCAATCTTTACCAGTAGTCTCCAAAGTTATATTTTCAGAAACCTGATACATATTTAGCATAAAATTTGAATGCAATTTGTACCTGTACTAAAAGACTATTTCACATAAATGCAACACAAGATTATATTGGAGCTCAAGATTATGAAGAGTATGTCCATTCTAAACTGCATGTCAACCTCCATTTTGGAACAGAGGGGTTACTGACTGGTTCATCAACTATTTCTTTTATTGAATAAACATTGTGCGGAATATCTCTAAAAGAGAGCAATTTGTACTCACAAAGTGAAATGTCTCCAGAGGCAAGCTTTCCAAGTGTCGTCTGATAATAGCATTGTGCGGAAGGGAACTCTACTGGTGTGTAATCAATGTTCAACTGTAAATTCTGAAACGAACTCTAAGGAATCGTCTGTTTATGGTCATTTTCAGACATCCAGACCGCCAAATTTGCAGCAATCGTCCTCAACAGGAGAAAGTGTTAGGGGGCAATGAAGCTCCTGTTGGTGTGATGAATAAAATTGACAAGAGAACGTGCGAGTTTGTCGGAGTCTCACGCCCCGTTCCTCGTCGACGGCGGCCACGGGACGTGACAAATACATAGAACAAATAATTGCATGAATAGATGAGACACAGAAATAAATGCAGTTTGTGATGTATTTGATAAAAAAAGTTATATATTGTACAAGGGGAAGGCAGATGCACTCATGCAAGCAATAGACAACAATGATGGATAATAGAAGATGGTGTTGTGTGCAAGCACGGTCGGCAAAAAAACAGAAGATGGTGTTAGATGGGTTAAAAATCAGAAGGCATAAGCTTACAAAAACGTTATTGACCTTGGGTAAAAAAACAACAAGAACCAAGATAACATTTCAACCTGGCTCATTCTTGAAACAGTAGAATTAAAGAATTGAAAGTTACCGGTATCCCAACAGCCCATGATTTAGCTACGGTGATAATCACGCTTCCGACGCCATTGCGCCCTTTGGCATCATCGCCAAATCCGCCAAGAAGATAGGCGCTCAGCAACCACCCTGTAGAAGACCCAAATCCATGAGCAAACCATCTATTCGCGCGTCAGATGAGCAACAACCCTAAAAAGGCTCTATTTCCGATTCCCTAACCAGCAATGAAGGGGTCGGCCGTCTTGAACGTCTCGGCGTCGAGGACGGGCAGGCCATGGCTGAACCTTCCAATCGCAGAGAACAGCAGAAGGCAGAACACGTCCCCGCTGGCCAGAGGACCCAGCTTCCTGCGAACGAACGCGGTCGAAGCAATGAGACCACGGGAATGGGAAGGGCGCGTGTGACAGGTCACAGGATAAGGTTCGTACGTGTAGGAGACGAGCTTGGACTCGGCGGTCGCATCCCCGTAGGAGACGAGCTTGGACTCGGCGGCGGCTGCGGCGACGCGGACGAGGACCGGGTCCTCGGTGGAGGAGGCGGAGGGGCCCTCACCCGCGGCGGCTGGGGTCGGCGCCAACGCCGGAGAGCGCTAGGCGGCGACGCAGGAGGCGAGGGTTGGCGAAGAGCGGGTAGGGTTTGGTGGTGGACGGCCCCAGCGGCTTCGACGGCAGCCGCCGCGCGGAGAGGGAGGTGGGGAGGGGGgctgggagggagggagggacggCCCCGGCGGCTTCGACGACAGCCGCCGCGTGGAGAGGGAGGTGGGGAGGGGGgctgggagggagggagggatttGCACCTGGATTCCGGAGACCAAGTCGAGGGAGGAGCACAAGCTAAATCGCGAAAAGACAGAGGATCTTTATGCAAAACTGCAACCGCGAAACGCGGGGAGAGCTCCAAACGGCTTCAGGTTTTAATAACTCTGATTACATTGGTTGTCACGGCAGAGCCAGCCGGCGGCCGCGGACCTTGATTTGCCTGGCCTGCCTCTGCCGTGGTCCCGGTCCACGAGGCATCCACCCATATAAACCCACACGCCACAGTCCACGCTCTCATGGTTGCCTTCCCTGCACGGCCCCTCCCCTGCCCCTTCCGCTCCCGCAACGGGTGTGCCTCCGTTCCGGCCCCGCCCGACCTTCTCTCACCTCTCCAGCGCTCGCCTCCCGATCCTCCTGCAGTCCCACCTCCTTCGCCGCCTTCTCATCGCTTCCAAAATCGCAAAGCCGGATCGCGGGGACATGGACCCGGACGACGAGTCCGCGGCGCAGCGGAAAGCCGCCGACTTGCACCTGCCGCGCGTCACGGAGCCTGCCTCCGCGCCCGCACGCACCTTCTGCGCCGCGCAGCGCGTGCTCAGCTACGGTGACGGCCCTgtcgcctccgcctcggcgcagCGCTGCGCGTCGTTCCCGCAGCGCCACGGGCACGGGCACGGCCACGGCGAGGCGGCGCTCGCCCCTGCTGCGTCCTTCGCCGCCTGGGTCGACGGCGGCCCGACGCCGCCTTCGGCGGTGGCAGCGGCACTGGAGCGGGCCATGTCGCAGTACGACGGCGCGGGCGACGCGCTGCCGGAGTTCGTCGGCGCCGGCGGGGGCGAGGGCATCTTCCGCGTGCCGCTCCGCGCGGCGGTGCACCCGGCCCGCCCGCCGCCGCTCGAGGTGCGTCCCCACCCGCTGCGGGAGACGCAGGTGGGCGCCTTCCTGCGGACGCTGGTGTGCGACCCGCGGCGGCGGAAGCTGTGGGCCGGCGCCGAGTCCGGGGTCCGGGTGTGGTGCCTCGACGAGGTGTTCCGCGGGTGGTGGCCAGGCGCCGGGCCGCGGCGCCGCGGCGACGAGGAGGCCGCGCCCTTCAGGGACTCCGTGCCGGTCCCGCCCGCGCTCTGCGCCGCGGTCGACAGCGCCAACGGGCTGGTGTGGACGGGACACAGGGAGGGCAGGATCAGGGCGTGGCGCGTGGACCACGCCGCGCCCGCCGGAGGAGACCCCACCGGCAGCGCGGCCATGTTCAAGGAGGCCTTCGCGTGGCAGGCGTTCAGCCGCACGCCGGTGCTCGCCATCGTCGTCACGCCGTACGGTAACAATCGATCATCTCGTTATCTTGCGCTCTGCTGACTGGACTGCTTCTGGCAATGTCACTTTTTCGGTGCCAAGAAAGTGTGCTCGGTTTTGCTGGCTGATTTCACGTGACTGAAATGTGGTAGCTCAGCAATAAAGTTCTGGGACCTGAGTAGTCAGTATAGTTATTGACTCGTTGATGGCAAAAATTTCGAATCATAaattagaatattatcatgccgcCGTTAAATCTTAGCTATATACGTTGAGTATTTTATGTCCAAGCTTTGTTGTTTTGTATGAGGTGGGGACAACTACAAATAGAGTAAGAGTTCTAGCTTATTCTGGAACGGTTTCATTCCCTTGTCTTTCTTAGGTGAATACGCATGGATTTAGCGCGTTTGGCATCTTTCTAGCTGGAGAAGTTGTGTTGGGCCTTTGTGGTGTCTTTTCACACAGAGACGGATTAGCCTGTGGAACCTTTTAACTATCATGATTCTAGAATACTACTATGCAAAATCCAAGTCGTTCCAACAGCTTTGTACTCTCGGAAAGTTCTAAACCTATTCTCCCAGCTTCATTGGGACGTTTACCTTTCACTATCTGTCTATGGCTGAATCACTAGTTCTTTGTTGTTTGAGTCTATTCATCTGGTGTTTCATAGTTTACGTGTTAACATAGATTTTGATTTAGAAGGGCTAAACACAATTCCAATTTATTGTTTCACTTAATGTCTTGGAAACAGGTGAAATTTGGTCAGGATCGGAAGGAGGTGCGATAAAGGCATGGCCTTGGGAAGCCCTTGCTAAGTGCCTCTCATCTACACCAGAAGAAATTCATGAGGCTGCCTCGTTGGTTGAAAAATCCTATATCGACCTTAGGAACCATGCTACAGTTGGTAACATGTGCTCTTTGCCTACTGCTGATGTGAAACACATGCTCGCAGACCACTGCCGATTGAAAGTTTGGAGTGTAACTAGCATGACATTTGCTCTTTGGTATACTTCGATAAATATAGTTGTATCTAACAGCTTCCTGAAGTTCTCTGTCCCTTATTTTCTTACATGTTTTATACAGGGATGCTAAGACTAGGGAGCTTTTAAAAGTATTTGGCATCGATGGCCAAGTCGACTTAGCTCGTCCTGAGGCCCCAGTAATGCCGGAACAATTCATAGAGGAAGAGATTAAAGCAAAACCCACAAAAAAGGAGAAACTGCAAGGTTCTTTAAGTTTCTTTCGGAAATCTAGGAATGCCTTGATGGGCGCAGCTGATGCTGTACGCAGAGTTGCAACAAAAGGGACATTTGTGGAAGATAATCGGCGAACCGAAGCGGTGGCTCAAGCAATGAATGGGACTATTTGGTCTGGTTGTACAGATGGTTCAATTATTGTGTGGGATGGAAATGGGAATAGACTGCAAGAATTTCATTACCATAGCTCTTCTGTTCAATGCATAGAGGCACTCGGAGAGAGGATCTGGGTGGGCTATGCAAGTGGTACTATTCAAGTTATGGATGTTGAAGGTAACCTTCAGGCAGGATGGATTGGTCATAGCTGCCCAGTCATAAGCATGGCAGTCGGCGATTCTTACATTTTTTCTTTGGCACATCATGGTGGCATTCGAGGATGGTCTCTAAGTTCCCCTAGCCCTCTTGATGATATTCTACGCTATGAATTGGCTAGCAGGGAGCTGTCATACACAAGGCTAGAGAACCTTAAAATACTGGTTGGGACTTGGAATGTTGCACAAGAGAAAGCTTGTCCTGAAGCGCTAAAGTCATGGTTGGGTGGTGCATTTTTCGATGTTGGGTTGGTGGTGGTTGGTTTGCAAGAGGTCGAGATGGGTGCTGGAGTTCTTGCCATGGCAGCAGCCAAAGAAAGTGTAAGATACTTTGCCTCACTTTAATATTTATTTATTTCAGTCAAGTGGGAAGATGCCATTCAATTTGGAAAATAGGTGTCAGAACAGGGAGAAAAAAAAATCTTGTTAAGAATTTTGAATTGGAGGTATTTAGAGAATACAGTTTCCATAGTTTCTGATGATCTTCCTATTTTGTCTATTCCAACCGTTTCATGATTTAAGGGGTATTCGATGAATTATCCACCTACTACCATTGATTAACATCATCGTTTATATTATGAAATGGAAGGAATGTTGTGAATCTTCTTGTTCATGGTCCTGCAGCGTCCAATCATTTAGGTTTTATTTGTGCCAAAATGCAATGTAAATACACTGTAATGCTTGTACTGTGTCACCATCTTGTTATTATTTGCTTTGTATCTTGAGCTAAAGTTTTCAATGTTGTAGCTTATAGGAAGAAATATCTTCCTGATCACAATTAGTTTTTTCTATTACTCTAAGCTTGGGAAGTTAATGTATTTTGTTCTCGTGTTAATTATATATCCATTCCTAGAAGGTATCCATTTTACCCTGATAACTGAAAGAGTGGGAACACTAATAAGTTTATATTTTGCCAGCTTATTACTATATGTATTGATCTTTCTCCTACTGCTTTCAGTTTAGTCCAGAAATTTCAACATCACTAGCTATTGCCACCTACTATTTTGTACTCTTTTGATTATTGTTCTCTAAGGTGAATATTTGATTCAAAATATCTCTGTTATGGCCTTAGGTAGGACTTGAGGGCAGTACCAATGGGCAATGGTGGATAGACAGTATTGGCAAAACACTTGATGAGGGGATATCCTTCCACAGGGTTGGTTCAAGGCAGTTGGCAGGATTACTTATTGCTGCATGGTACTGACTAATCATAATCATTTCTTAATAAAACATCGTGCATTTCTGTTCACATGAGCATTACAATTTGCATTTTCCGTACTTTTCTCGTCTCATATTTCCACATCCTACGTCATGATTATCTGAAGGGCAAGGAATGACCTTAAGCCACATGTTGGTGATGTTGATGCTGCTGCAGTGCCATGTGGCTTTGGACGTGCTATTGGCAACAAGGTAAGCGATTGTCAAGGCATCTTCACTTTTTTTTGGGTTTCTGAAGGTACCAGGTATCATCTGTTTGGTCTGTTTATTACCACTAGGCATCCCCTAGGCCCTCCCTTCTGCACAATATAATAAAAACTTTgtcagaaaaaaaggaaaagagaaactGGTAATCTGCATGGCATTTATTGGAGATATTGCAATATAGAATCAGCAAACTTATTAAAATGTGCTGTTTTTTTGTTGCTGTATCATGGAGAAGCAATGTGCTCGTCTGTGCTAGAACAAAAGAAATGAACTGACAGAAAAAAAAATATTAACGGACAGCTATGTTTGGAAGATTCTAACTTCACTAATCTGCAGATAAGCTCTTGGACAAGTAGTTATATATTTGAATTCAATAGTTGATTATTACCTTTTCATGTCTGTCAAAGTTGTGCTCCTAATTTCCTTCACCGTTCTACATTGTAACTGTACAAATGACCGCTGATACTTCTTTCAGGGTGGTGTAGGATTAAGAATAAGAGTCTTTGATCGCAGGATATGTTTTGTAAACAATCATTTTGCTGCACACCAAGAAAATGTTAGCCGCCGTAATGCTGATTTTGACCATATTTATCGGACAATGACTTTCAACAAACCCCATGGATCTACAGGTATTTTGTTATCAAACGCCTCTTGGAAGTACTGTTGCTTACTGACTGGTATTTTGTTGTCAAATGCCTCTTGGAAGTACTGTTGTTTACTAACATTGCTATACATGACACTACACGTTTTCTTTGTCGTTGTACTACAGCTTCTGCTACATCTGTCCAATTGCATAAAGCAGTGAGTGTATGTGATCATCAATCTGTGTTCACAACAATAACTGACTAGTTCTCCTCCTGGGAGTGAAATTATTTATGTGTGCATACTGTAATAATGGCAGGCTAATGAAAACCAAGCCGATGAAGATAGGCCTGAGCTGGCAGAAGCTGACATGGTTGTCTTTCTTGGTGATTTCAACTACCGACTTGATGGCATCACCTATGATGAAGCAAGGGATATGGTCTCTCAGAGGAGCTTTGACTGGCTTAGAGAAAGGGACCAACTTCGAGCGGAAATGGAGGCAGGAAATGTGTTTCAAGGAATGCGTGAAGGTCGAATCAAATTTCCTCCGACCTACAAATTCCAACGACACCAGATGGGTCTCTCAGGTACTGTATTTGATGCTTATAATACTTGCCTGTCGCATGGTTTATTCGTACCACCTGCTTTAGATATGAGTTTGTTCCATCATCTCCATGCAGGGTACGATTCAGGCGAGAAGAAGAGAATACCTGCTTGGTGCGATAGAATACTATATCGTGATAGCCGTTCTGTATCAATGCCTGAATGCTCATTAGAGTGTCCTGTTGTCGCTGCAATTACAGCGTAAGGCCCTGTTCGTTTTTTACGGATTGAAGGCCTGAAACAGTTCCTGGTCGGATTGTTTTtctaatttatataagttttgatGAATTGGATTGAATCCTGGTCTAATCCTACACAAACGAACTGGCCCTAAGGTTTCACAGAGCCAGGCGTTTTTTGTATTTCGACCATCTTTTGTGTGTGTTGAGGAAGAGAACTACTGGAGTTATGTGACCCTTCTTTAGTATAACTATTCCTTGCAGAATTAACTTGTCGTTGTTTTTTTTTTGCTCTTTGATAGGTACGAAGCTTGCATGGATGTCACAGATAGTGATCATAAACCAGTGAGATGTACATTTAGCGTTGATATTGCGAGAGTAGACGAGCTGATAAGAAGGCAAGAGTATGGAAAAATAGTCGAGTCTAACAAAAGGGTACACTCTTTGCTTCGggagttgcattttgttccggacaCTATCGTCAGCACAAACAACATTATATTGGAAAACCAAGAAGATGTCAT
It contains:
- the LOC103642551 gene encoding type II inositol polyphosphate 5-phosphatase 15 isoform X2, which gives rise to MDPDDESAAQRKAADLHLPRVTEPASAPARTFCAAQRVLSYGDGPVASASAQRCASFPQRHGHGHGHGEAALAPAASFAAWVDGGPTPPSAVAAALERAMSQYDGAGDALPEFVGAGGGEGIFRVPLRAAVHPARPPPLEVRPHPLRETQVGAFLRTLVCDPRRRKLWAGAESGVRVWCLDEVFRGWWPGAGPRRRGDEEAAPFRDSVPVPPALCAAVDSANGLVWTGHREGRIRAWRVDHAAPAGGDPTGSAAMFKEAFAWQAFSRTPVLAIVVTPYGEIWSGSEGGAIKAWPWEALAKCLSSTPEEIHEAASLVEKSYIDLRNHATVGNMCSLPTADVKHMLADHCRLKVWSVTSMTFALWDAKTRELLKVFGIDGQVDLARPEAPVMPEQFIEEEIKAKPTKKEKLQGSLSFFRKSRNALMGAADAVRRVATKGTFVEDNRRTEAVAQAMNGTIWSGCTDGSIIVWDGNGNRLQEFHYHSSSVQCIEALGERIWVGYASGTIQVMDVEGNLQAGWIGHSCPVISMAVGDSYIFSLAHHGGIRGWSLSSPSPLDDILRYELASRELSYTRLENLKILVGTWNVAQEKACPEALKSWLGGAFFDVGLVVVGLQEVEMGAGVLAMAAAKESVGLEGSTNGQWWIDSIGKTLDEGISFHRVGSRQLAGLLIAAWARNDLKPHVGDVDAAAVPCGFGRAIGNKGGVGLRIRVFDRRICFVNNHFAAHQENVSRRNADFDHIYRTMTFNKPHGSTASATSVQLHKAANENQADEDRPELAEADMVVFLGDFNYRLDGITYDEARDMVSQRSFDWLRERDQLRAEMEAGNVFQGMREGRIKFPPTYKFQRHQMGLSGYDSGEKKRIPAWCDRILYRDSRSVSMPECSLECPVVAAITAYEACMDVTDSDHKPVRCTFSVDIARVDELIRRQEYGKIVESNKRVHSLLRELHFVPDTIVSTNNIILENQEDVILRITNNCETSKAAFEILCEGQSIRKQDGTKSEPVIRASFGFPLWLEVQPSSGLIGPGDTTEVAVHHEDFFTQEEFVDGVQQSWWCETTRDIEVVLSVNVTGVASTEAATHRITVRHCCPAPPAPPSANPRGPITDSPSDAVPGPKSSQSNHLLRSDFANFGSSEVRDLCGVRKRNL
- the LOC103642551 gene encoding type II inositol polyphosphate 5-phosphatase 15 isoform X1, yielding MDPDDESAAQRKAADLHLPRVTEPASAPARTFCAAQRVLSYGDGPVASASAQRCASFPQRHGHGHGHGEAALAPAASFAAWVDGGPTPPSAVAAALERAMSQYDGAGDALPEFVGAGGGEGIFRVPLRAAVHPARPPPLEVRPHPLRETQVGAFLRTLVCDPRRRKLWAGAESGVRVWCLDEVFRGWWPGAGPRRRGDEEAAPFRDSVPVPPALCAAVDSANGLVWTGHREGRIRAWRVDHAAPAGGDPTGSAAMFKEAFAWQAFSRTPVLAIVVTPYGEIWSGSEGGAIKAWPWEALAKCLSSTPEEIHEAASLVEKSYIDLRNHATVGNMCSLPTADVKHMLADHCRLKVWSVTSMTFALWDAKTRELLKVFGIDGQVDLARPEAPVMPEQFIEEEIKAKPTKKEKLQGSLSFFRKSRNALMGAADAVRRVATKGTFVEDNRRTEAVAQAMNGTIWSGCTDGSIIVWDGNGNRLQEFHYHSSSVQCIEALGERIWVGYASGTIQVMDVEGNLQAGWIGHSCPVISMAVGDSYIFSLAHHGGIRGWSLSSPSPLDDILRYELASRELSYTRLENLKILVGTWNVAQEKACPEALKSWLGGAFFDVGLVVVGLQEVEMGAGVLAMAAAKESVGLEGSTNGQWWIDSIGKTLDEGISFHRVGSRQLAGLLIAAWARNDLKPHVGDVDAAAVPCGFGRAIGNKGGVGLRIRVFDRRICFVNNHFAAHQENVSRRNADFDHIYRTMTFNKPHGSTASATSVQLHKAVSANENQADEDRPELAEADMVVFLGDFNYRLDGITYDEARDMVSQRSFDWLRERDQLRAEMEAGNVFQGMREGRIKFPPTYKFQRHQMGLSGYDSGEKKRIPAWCDRILYRDSRSVSMPECSLECPVVAAITAYEACMDVTDSDHKPVRCTFSVDIARVDELIRRQEYGKIVESNKRVHSLLRELHFVPDTIVSTNNIILENQEDVILRITNNCETSKAAFEILCEGQSIRKQDGTKSEPVIRASFGFPLWLEVQPSSGLIGPGDTTEVAVHHEDFFTQEEFVDGVQQSWWCETTRDIEVVLSVNVTGVASTEAATHRITVRHCCPAPPAPPSANPRGPITDSPSDAVPGPKSSQSNHLLRSDFANFGSSEVRDLCGVRKRNL